The window GTTTCGGGGATTCTTGAGATTTTGAGCTCTTTGACCATGCCTTTATATTTAGACTCATCAACATCTATTTCAAAGAAATCTACTTTATCGCCCATTGAGAGCTTTACTTCTTCAAATGCAGGTGCATATTGTTTGCAGCTTGAGCACCAGCTTGCATAGAACTTGAGTACTGCTGGCTTTGAGGAGCTAGCCAGAAACTCACTAACTGCACTCACGTTGGAGCTTGAAGTTTCACTAGTTTGGTTACAACCGGTAACCAAGAAGGCAAGTAGAGTTAGGACTGATAGTTTGCGCATGGGGATGATTATAGCATCCGTCTTCGCTTTGCTACGACGGATGATATCATAGAGCTGTGCCCAAAATACTACTAACCGGAGATAGACCAACTGGACCCTTGCACTTGGGGCATTATGTCGGTTCATTGCAAAATAGAGTGAAGTTGCAAAACGAACAAGATACTAGTGGCGCTCACCTTTATAAGCCATATATTTTGATTGCTGATATGCAGGCACTCACTGACAATTTTGAGACACCTGACTTAGTTAGTGGCAATATCCTCAACGTCGCGCTTGATTACCTTGCTGTGGGAATTGATCCCAAACTTAGTTCGATTTATATTCAGTCACAAATTCCTGAGTTCTCAGAACTCACTATGTATTTTTTGAATTTGCTTACGCTCAATCAAATTGAACGTAACCCCACTGTCAAAGAAGAAATTCGCCAGAAGAATTATGAAGGACAAATCCCGATGGGATTTTTGATTTATCCAGTCTCGCAAGCCGCTGATATTCTGGCTTTCAAGGCAGATGTGGTGCCGGTTGGTGCTGATCAAATTCCAATGATTGAAGATAGTAATATGCTGGCGCGCAAATTTAATCAAGTCTACAAGTCTGAAGTGCTTAAAGAATGCAAAGCACTTATTCCAGACAACTTTGGTCGTCTTGTTGGACTAGATGGCAAAGCGAAGATGTCCAAGTCATTAGGCAATGCAATCTATCTCAAAGACACGACCGATGAGCTTTGGGGCAAGGTGCGTCAGATGTATACTGATCCGGATCATGTCAAAGTAGAAGACCCTGGTAAGGTAGAAGGCAATGTTTGTTTTACGTACCTTGATGCTTTTGGAGATGATCAAGCTAAGGTACAAGAACTTAAAGATCATTACTCGAGCGGTGGACTCGGTGACATGGTCGTCAAAAAATATGTTATGGAAGTGCTTGACGCTAAGCTCGCGCCAATTCGTGCAGCTAGAGAAGACTTTGCAAAAGAGCCAGCGCAAGTAATGGCAATGCTTGCAAGAGGTACTGAAGAAGCTAGAGCAGTTGTGCAGGCTACTATGAAAGATGTTAAAGAAGCGATGGGGATTGCTTATGACTTGTCGGTTATTGCTTAAATCAAAAGCGCATCATTAACTTCAAAGTCAACACCGTCAATATTCAAGCTGTCACCGTCTTTGGCGCCTTTGGATTTAATTGCATCAATTACTCCTAAGCCTTTGGTTACTCTAAATATATGATAGAGCGAATCAGGTTCTTTGAGGTTAACTAGTTTCATGTGACGTTCTAGTTTGCCGCAATGAACTAACCATTTGACAGTTTTGTCACTTTGATCTTGTTTGATTATTTGGAAATTACTATCATCATGATCTGTTGCAATTGGATCGTAGTCGATCAATACTTCTTTAGTTTCTTTTGGAATTTCTTCAAGAGCTTGTTCTATATATCTTCTAAGTTCAGTGAGTCCTTGACCTGTGAAAGCTGAGACTGTAAAGAGTTTGAGACAAACATCAGGATCCATTTGTTCTTCAAAATCCTTAACGACTTTGGCTAGTTCATCTTCTGGATAGCCCTCGATTTTATTTAGGACAACAATTTGTTTGCGCTTTGCAAGCTCAGGAGAATAATTATAAAGCTCATAATTTACTTGAATAAAATTGTGCAATGGGTTCTCAAAGTTTTTGTGTTGAAACTCATCTAAATTAGATCCCATTAAACCCCAGACATCTACCATATGAATCAAAAGACGAGTGCGCTCGACATGTCTTAGGAACTCGTGCCCCAAACCATGTCCCTCACTAGCTCCCTCGATTAGTCCAGGGATGTCTGCCATGACATAAGCATCGCCAGATTCTTTGCGAACAACACCAAGATTGGGCATGATAGTTGTAAATGCGTAGTCTGCAATTTTGGCTTTGGATGAACTGACTTTAGAGATGAGGGTCGATTTACCAGCATTGGGAAAACCAATGATGCCAACATCTGCAATCATTTTTAGTTCGAGTTCTAGCTCACGTTCAATACCAGCTTCGCCAGGTTCTGAAAAATTGGGTACTTTGGTTTTGTTTGATTTGAATTTGGTATTGCCGCGCCCACCACGGCCGCCCTCTGCAACTAATAGCCTTTGCCCTTCGTACGTCAAGTCTCCAATGATCAGCTCCGCGTTGGGATCTTTAACGACAGTTCCAAGAGGTACCTTGATGATATAGTCTTCGCCACTGGGTCCGGTTTTGTTTGATCTGCCGCCTCTCTTGCCATTGTCTGCTTTGTAAATTGCTTTAAATTTAAAATCTAATAAGGTACTAAGATCATGAGTAGCTTCAAGCCAGATACTTGCACCTCTGCCACCATCACCACCATCCGGTCCACCATTGGCGACGAATTTTTCTTGACGAAAGCTACTAGCTCCGTGTCCTCCACGGCCGCTTGCAAGTTTGATTGTGACTTTATCAATAAACATTAGTAAAGACTGATTGTAGCACGAAAGAGTTGCGAGTCTAGATAAATCGTCATGTTTTACGTTAATATTGTCAATTATGACACTTGAAATTAAACAAAGTTATAAAGAACCTGCTAGAAGGCTTTATGTCAAGAATGCTGGACGTAATCCAAAAACAGGAAAGCTAGAGGACGCAAAGGGCTTATTTCGAAAAAAATTCATACCTAGTATTTCTTCGTTATAGATCTGGTCCAGACTCAGGTGCTCTTGTATAATATTTTTGGCAAATTCCTCACTACCAATAAAGCTTTTTGCAACAGTATGATCTTCTGGATTCCACTCTGCTTTGCGCATCTCATCATGAAAAGATTTAAATTTTTGTACAGAGCCAGCAAAGCCTGTCAAGCCAAAATTATAATCAATAAAATCAAATCTCTCAGTTGAATCCAGGTAGGATGAATAACTTGAATAGCTCCAATCCTGTACCTCATCAATTAATTTATAAGGATTGTTATGAATATAAGCAATCAAAGCTAGAGAATATCTATCCTTCTCAACAAGTTTCCTCATATATCTTCCCTTATAGACAGTCCCATCCTTCTCTGGATATTTCTTCAGAAAATATATTGCATAGCTCTGATTCAATGCCTTGATAAATATTGATAGATTTGCATTGGGCGATGAAAAGTACAAATGATAATGGTTGCTCATCAAGCAAAAGGCAAAAAGTCGAATATTATACTTGAACACCATCTTTCTCAATAAGCGCATAAAGACGATATTGTCTTCTAAATCACAAAAGAGATTTTGACGATTGATGCCACGAGATGCAACATGATAGAAAGCATTTTCAAACTCTATGTAAACAGGGTCTCACCATAATCTAGACTTATAGCAAAATTTTTCATCAAGTCTGAAAATTTGCGGTCATACACATAGTATCTGGAATTCTGGAGACCTGACCCTAAGTTCTAACTTGTAGTGTTTGCGCAATATCACCTATTTCAGTTTCAAGCTCATCCCCATAGATATTAAGCAAGAGATCCACTTCTTGTTTATAAATCTCCCAGCTAGCTCTAATATTGCTGCGATTAAGACTAATCATCTCTCTGCCGAGCTTGGCATTGCCAGTAGCGAGCCTAGTCATTGATGCAAAGCCTGGTCCGCGAGTTGCCTTGCTAGGTGCAAAACTATCAGATAAATTAGCTAAACCAAGACTAAGAA is drawn from Cyanobacteriota bacterium and contains these coding sequences:
- the trpS gene encoding tryptophan--tRNA ligase, with the translated sequence MPKILLTGDRPTGPLHLGHYVGSLQNRVKLQNEQDTSGAHLYKPYILIADMQALTDNFETPDLVSGNILNVALDYLAVGIDPKLSSIYIQSQIPEFSELTMYFLNLLTLNQIERNPTVKEEIRQKNYEGQIPMGFLIYPVSQAADILAFKADVVPVGADQIPMIEDSNMLARKFNQVYKSEVLKECKALIPDNFGRLVGLDGKAKMSKSLGNAIYLKDTTDELWGKVRQMYTDPDHVKVEDPGKVEGNVCFTYLDAFGDDQAKVQELKDHYSSGGLGDMVVKKYVMEVLDAKLAPIRAAREDFAKEPAQVMAMLARGTEEARAVVQATMKDVKEAMGIAYDLSVIA
- a CDS encoding transposase, producing the protein MEFENAFYHVASRGINRQNLFCDLEDNIVFMRLLRKMVFKYNIRLFAFCLMSNHYHLYFSSPNANLSIFIKALNQSYAIYFLKKYPEKDGTVYKGRYMRKLVEKDRYSLALIAYIHNNPYKLIDEVQDWSYSSYSSYLDSTERFDFIDYNFGLTGFAGSVQKFKSFHDEMRKAEWNPEDHTVAKSFIGSEEFAKNIIQEHLSLDQIYNEEILGMNFFRNKPFASSSFPVFGLRPAFLT
- a CDS encoding thioredoxin domain-containing protein, which translates into the protein MRKLSVLTLLAFLVTGCNQTSETSSSNVSAVSEFLASSSKPAVLKFYASWCSSCKQYAPAFEEVKLSMGDKVDFFEIDVDESKYKGMVKELKISRIPETAFVNTERNRISKILGPIRVSQLEKHVTELLIQ
- the obgE gene encoding GTPase ObgE, whose amino-acid sequence is MFIDKVTIKLASGRGGHGASSFRQEKFVANGGPDGGDGGRGASIWLEATHDLSTLLDFKFKAIYKADNGKRGGRSNKTGPSGEDYIIKVPLGTVVKDPNAELIIGDLTYEGQRLLVAEGGRGGRGNTKFKSNKTKVPNFSEPGEAGIERELELELKMIADVGIIGFPNAGKSTLISKVSSSKAKIADYAFTTIMPNLGVVRKESGDAYVMADIPGLIEGASEGHGLGHEFLRHVERTRLLIHMVDVWGLMGSNLDEFQHKNFENPLHNFIQVNYELYNYSPELAKRKQIVVLNKIEGYPEDELAKVVKDFEEQMDPDVCLKLFTVSAFTGQGLTELRRYIEQALEEIPKETKEVLIDYDPIATDHDDSNFQIIKQDQSDKTVKWLVHCGKLERHMKLVNLKEPDSLYHIFRVTKGLGVIDAIKSKGAKDGDSLNIDGVDFEVNDALLI